The following coding sequences are from one Fibrobacter sp. UWT2 window:
- the thiE gene encoding thiamine phosphate synthase, whose amino-acid sequence MKLDTTLFFITDSTTVPEDRFLPVVEAACKGGATIIQLREKDRSTREYLELAKATHEITARYGIPLIIDDRVDVALAIGAEGVHVGQSDMPVRLARKLMGEGKIIGATAKTVPQALEAYEQEADYLGCGAIYPTTTHVKTVITPVETLKDVVKAVPIPVNAIGGLNKDNIFVLKGSGIAGICAVSAIMKAADPEKATRELKQAFLELKKSV is encoded by the coding sequence ATGAAACTCGATACGACGCTTTTTTTTATTACCGACAGCACGACAGTGCCGGAAGATCGTTTTTTGCCTGTGGTGGAGGCTGCTTGCAAGGGTGGCGCGACCATTATTCAGTTGCGCGAAAAGGATCGGTCTACCCGCGAATACTTGGAGCTTGCTAAGGCGACGCACGAGATTACGGCTCGTTACGGGATTCCTCTGATTATTGATGACCGCGTGGATGTGGCCTTGGCGATTGGTGCCGAGGGCGTTCATGTGGGGCAAAGCGACATGCCGGTGCGTTTGGCCCGTAAGCTCATGGGCGAGGGCAAGATTATCGGCGCTACCGCCAAAACGGTGCCGCAAGCGCTTGAAGCTTATGAGCAGGAGGCCGACTATCTGGGTTGTGGTGCAATCTATCCGACCACGACTCATGTAAAAACGGTGATTACTCCGGTTGAAACTTTGAAGGATGTTGTGAAGGCGGTGCCGATTCCGGTGAATGCCATTGGCGGGCTCAACAAGGACAACATCTTTGTGCTGAAAGGCTCGGGCATTGCGGGCATTTGCGCCGTGTCGGCGATTATGAAGGCGGCCGACCCGGAAAAGGCTACGCGAGAATTGAAGCAAGCTTTTCTAGAGCTTAAAAAATCGGTATAG
- a CDS encoding DMT family protein yields MKAGIFTVILLIISNVFMTAAWYGNLKLKEMHISTDWPLILVILASWGVALIEYFFMIPANTMGSRINGGPFTLMQLKVIQEAISLTVFTVIATTVFNNEALQWNHIVAFVLIVAAVFFAFLK; encoded by the coding sequence ATGAAAGCCGGAATCTTTACAGTCATTCTCCTGATTATCAGTAACGTCTTCATGACCGCCGCCTGGTACGGCAACCTCAAACTCAAAGAAATGCACATCAGCACCGACTGGCCGCTGATTCTCGTAATCCTGGCCTCCTGGGGCGTGGCACTCATCGAATACTTCTTCATGATTCCCGCGAACACCATGGGTAGCCGCATTAACGGGGGGCCATTTACCCTCATGCAGCTGAAGGTCATCCAAGAAGCAATCTCCTTGACGGTCTTCACCGTCATTGCGACGACCGTTTTCAACAACGAAGCCCTGCAATGGAACCACATTGTCGCCTTCGTTTTGATTGTGGCAGCCGTATTCTTCGCCTTTTTAAAGTAA
- a CDS encoding DUF4416 family protein: MGELRTPAKVKIIVGILAKDAQAVEGVRGILQDHFGEEELALPPFPFTFTNYYVDEIGSAPVRAFFSYETLVDRENIVDIKLWSNDVELEIAKQNGTPGLRPVNLDPGYMTLGQFFLATTKDQRQRVYMQRGIFVEPTLYFQDGHFHAFDWTYRDYQSEKYIQYLEQVRARLAYQLSTGKPYRLRANH; the protein is encoded by the coding sequence ATGGGTGAGTTAAGGACACCGGCAAAAGTAAAAATCATCGTGGGCATCCTTGCGAAGGACGCCCAGGCGGTTGAAGGTGTCCGAGGCATACTTCAGGACCATTTTGGCGAAGAAGAATTAGCCCTCCCGCCGTTCCCGTTCACCTTTACCAATTACTACGTCGACGAAATCGGCAGCGCCCCTGTGCGAGCCTTTTTCAGCTACGAGACTCTAGTCGACCGAGAAAACATCGTCGATATCAAGCTCTGGAGCAACGACGTGGAACTGGAAATCGCCAAGCAGAATGGAACGCCGGGACTACGCCCCGTAAATCTTGACCCAGGCTACATGACGCTCGGGCAGTTCTTCTTGGCTACCACCAAGGATCAGCGCCAGCGCGTGTACATGCAACGAGGCATTTTTGTAGAACCCACGCTGTACTTCCAAGACGGGCATTTCCACGCCTTCGACTGGACCTACCGCGACTATCAAAGCGAAAAGTACATCCAGTACCTGGAACAAGTCCGCGCACGCCTCGCCTACCAACTCAGCACAGGCAAACCCTACCGCCTGCGCGCCAATCACTAA
- a CDS encoding glutaminyl-peptide cyclotransferase yields the protein MVIKHLTFSIFVLSSLVFSLSSKSFAEAPRVVPEILDSIPHEKTHFTQGLFFDGKELIETTGLYGQSGLYRRTLDGKILDSAKLADKYFGEGSIAVGDDIFYLTWKSKKAFIYSRKPFAKKGEFSIPTEGWGLTYWKSALLMSNGSSELLQLALGGFNVVGVIPVTDGGRPVKLLNELEIVGDTLYANIWQTGAIAVISLPSGKVVRYLDLSRKVAEIQRKHPDVDVLNGIAYDGKNLWVTGKNWPWIYRLK from the coding sequence ATGGTTATTAAACATCTCACATTCTCAATTTTTGTCCTCTCGTCTCTCGTCTTTAGTCTTTCGTCTAAATCCTTCGCAGAAGCTCCTCGTGTGGTTCCTGAAATTTTGGATTCCATTCCTCACGAAAAGACCCATTTTACGCAGGGGCTGTTTTTTGACGGAAAAGAACTGATTGAAACGACGGGGTTGTATGGGCAATCAGGCCTGTACCGCCGCACGCTTGATGGCAAGATCCTGGATTCAGCAAAACTTGCGGATAAGTATTTTGGCGAAGGTTCCATTGCCGTGGGTGACGATATCTTTTACTTGACTTGGAAATCCAAGAAGGCTTTCATTTACAGCCGCAAACCTTTCGCAAAAAAAGGCGAATTCAGCATTCCTACCGAAGGCTGGGGCCTCACTTATTGGAAAAGCGCCTTGCTCATGAGTAACGGCTCTAGCGAACTCCTGCAACTTGCCTTGGGCGGATTCAACGTGGTGGGAGTCATTCCCGTAACTGATGGTGGCCGCCCGGTAAAGCTCTTGAACGAGCTTGAAATCGTAGGGGATACCCTGTACGCCAATATTTGGCAGACGGGGGCCATTGCGGTTATTTCGCTCCCCAGCGGCAAGGTGGTTCGCTATCTGGACTTAAGCCGTAAGGTGGCTGAAATTCAGCGCAAGCACCCTGACGTAGACGTGCTGAACGGCATTGCCTATGACGGTAAGAACCTTTGGGTGACAGGTAAGAACTGGCCGTGGATTTATAGGCTTAAGTGA
- a CDS encoding M23 family metallopeptidase, with protein sequence MSFLGLHKWTGIFVTILVAIAFTSAPTYAKSSAAKNNDKESSVQSSKSKSDSKKSAKKSSKKPKPKKSKKVKLSEDDPKAFTKALLYDKQGVEYEIVESKKKKRARAKQKKQAEQAAQVDETIETFDFSTILPPITHEALIGSPYGIRSHRLHRGVDVNVIKDEPVVAAYPGEVTMSRYNKGGYGHYILIKHPNGIETLYAHLSKRLLKVGDRVFPGDIVGLAGNSGRSSAAHLHFEIRYGEVNIDPTTVIDFPHWALQPGVDKFSMKKARSEHRKIQSKLINYNFYVVQAGDSQGDVANWFNISIESLCRINKLVPGAPLKAGQKLRGSK encoded by the coding sequence ATGAGCTTTTTGGGACTTCACAAGTGGACAGGCATCTTTGTCACGATTCTCGTGGCAATCGCTTTTACGAGTGCTCCCACTTACGCCAAAAGCTCGGCAGCCAAAAACAACGACAAAGAATCTTCTGTTCAAAGCTCAAAAAGCAAGTCCGACTCCAAAAAATCCGCAAAGAAATCATCTAAAAAGCCTAAGCCCAAGAAGTCTAAAAAGGTAAAACTCAGCGAAGACGATCCGAAGGCATTCACCAAGGCGCTCCTCTACGACAAGCAGGGCGTCGAATACGAAATCGTAGAATCCAAGAAGAAAAAACGCGCCAGGGCCAAGCAAAAAAAGCAGGCGGAACAAGCCGCGCAAGTAGACGAAACAATTGAGACATTCGACTTTTCGACCATTCTCCCGCCCATCACGCACGAGGCGCTCATCGGCTCCCCCTATGGAATCCGCAGCCATCGCCTGCACCGTGGCGTAGACGTGAACGTCATCAAGGATGAACCCGTCGTGGCCGCCTACCCCGGCGAAGTCACGATGTCCCGCTACAATAAGGGCGGCTACGGCCATTACATTCTGATTAAGCACCCGAACGGCATCGAGACTCTGTATGCGCATCTTTCCAAGCGCCTACTCAAGGTCGGCGACCGAGTTTTCCCCGGCGATATCGTAGGCCTCGCGGGTAACTCCGGCAGGTCTTCTGCAGCACACTTGCATTTTGAAATCCGCTACGGCGAAGTGAACATCGACCCCACCACCGTCATCGATTTCCCGCATTGGGCGCTGCAGCCTGGCGTCGACAAATTCTCGATGAAAAAGGCTAGAAGCGAGCACCGTAAAATCCAGAGCAAGCTGATTAACTACAACTTTTACGTTGTACAAGCAGGCGATTCCCAAGGGGATGTCGCCAACTGGTTCAATATTTCAATCGAATCGCTTTGCCGCATTAACAAGCTGGTCCCAGGCGCTCCGCTCAAGGCTGGCCAGAAACTCCGCGGCAGTAAATGA
- a CDS encoding GH36-type glycosyl hydrolase domain-containing protein, whose protein sequence is MATKQTKKSAPKAKKVTAKAAAKYGYFDDAKKEYVLTTPATPIKWCNYVGTLNFGGIVDTTGGTLVCKGDPALNRITKYIAQMPCSDFKASTIYIRVKNAKGYTVFSPFVVPTLTKMKKWECHVGLSYMRWIAECEGLRTQVTIFVPTGSNTLLQDIQVTNLDKASKEVDIIPVYEFSHFEAEKQLTNADWVPQTMTLKGHWEKDGHVVLEQYAYMKRDFAVNYVTANCKVGSFDGDRRVFLGANEMGSWAAPLSLANKELSNSECDRGDNIAALMIHAGKIAAGKTFRTCTQLGQEQSLKVASKAIAKYRDLKNVDKAFDELAKFWEKYLSTIQVQTPDAAFNSMVNVHNPRQCHTTKNWSRYLSLYQLGYGTSRGIGYRDSSQDLMGVMSHMPEEALELALNLLSVQRPEGNAMHQYAPLALAEDNGNEANAGDSREKKGVLDENGNPAYADWYGDDHLWIVLTIANYLKETGKMDLLKKEVPFYEAGKKRAQREKGTVLEHLKRSLNFTRTHLGKHGLPLLGFADWNDCMNLPLGAESSFNTGLYAKALLEMMDICEALGDTKSVEMYKGWYEDVKKAFNDSAWDGKWWVRWFDKQGNAYGTNKAKYGKIYCNSQSWSVISGIATGDRAVMGMDSLNKLLNTANGVKSSTPGYRGFDPNVGGISTYPPGAKENGGIFLHTNPWVMIAETILGRGDKAFQYYSQINPAAKNTKLDEFESEPYCYPQNILGDEHKQFGMGRNAWLSGTSSWTYQAATQFIIGVRASFKGLIVNPCIPSTWDGFKVTRKFRGATYEIEVENPKHVCKGVAEMIVDGKKIDADVAPIFTKGTHKVVVTLG, encoded by the coding sequence ATGGCTACAAAACAGACCAAGAAGAGCGCCCCGAAGGCCAAGAAGGTTACAGCTAAGGCTGCAGCTAAGTACGGCTACTTTGACGACGCCAAGAAAGAATACGTGCTCACCACGCCGGCAACCCCGATCAAGTGGTGCAACTATGTTGGTACTTTGAACTTTGGTGGTATCGTGGATACTACTGGCGGTACCCTCGTTTGCAAGGGCGACCCGGCCCTGAACCGTATCACCAAGTACATCGCCCAGATGCCTTGCTCTGACTTTAAGGCCAGCACCATCTATATCCGCGTGAAGAACGCCAAGGGTTACACCGTGTTCTCTCCGTTCGTGGTTCCGACTCTCACCAAGATGAAGAAGTGGGAATGCCACGTGGGTCTTTCTTACATGCGCTGGATCGCCGAATGCGAAGGCCTCCGTACGCAGGTGACGATTTTCGTTCCGACTGGCTCCAACACTCTCCTCCAGGACATCCAGGTCACGAACCTCGACAAGGCTTCCAAGGAAGTGGACATTATCCCGGTTTATGAATTCAGCCACTTCGAAGCTGAAAAGCAGCTCACCAACGCCGACTGGGTTCCGCAGACCATGACCCTCAAGGGCCACTGGGAAAAGGACGGCCACGTGGTGCTCGAACAGTACGCTTACATGAAGCGTGACTTCGCCGTGAACTACGTGACTGCTAACTGCAAGGTCGGTAGCTTCGATGGCGACCGCCGCGTGTTCCTCGGCGCAAACGAAATGGGTTCCTGGGCCGCTCCGCTCAGCCTCGCCAACAAAGAACTTTCCAACAGCGAATGCGATCGTGGCGACAACATTGCCGCTCTCATGATCCACGCTGGCAAGATTGCCGCCGGCAAGACCTTCCGCACCTGCACCCAGCTCGGTCAGGAACAGAGCCTGAAGGTTGCCTCCAAGGCAATCGCCAAGTACCGCGACTTGAAAAACGTCGACAAGGCTTTCGACGAACTCGCCAAGTTCTGGGAAAAGTACCTCTCTACGATCCAGGTGCAGACTCCGGATGCAGCGTTCAACTCCATGGTGAACGTGCACAACCCGCGTCAGTGCCACACCACCAAGAACTGGAGCCGCTACCTGTCCCTGTATCAGCTGGGCTACGGCACCAGCCGCGGTATCGGTTACCGTGACTCCAGCCAGGACCTTATGGGCGTGATGAGCCACATGCCGGAAGAAGCATTGGAACTCGCTCTGAACCTGCTCTCTGTGCAGCGTCCGGAAGGTAACGCTATGCACCAGTACGCTCCGCTTGCTCTTGCTGAAGACAACGGCAACGAAGCTAACGCCGGTGACTCCCGCGAAAAGAAGGGCGTGCTCGACGAAAACGGCAACCCGGCTTACGCTGATTGGTACGGCGACGACCACCTGTGGATCGTTCTCACTATTGCAAACTACCTCAAGGAAACCGGCAAGATGGACCTCCTCAAGAAGGAAGTTCCGTTCTACGAAGCCGGCAAGAAGCGCGCTCAGCGTGAAAAGGGCACTGTGCTCGAACACCTCAAGCGTTCTCTCAACTTTACCCGTACTCACCTCGGTAAGCACGGTTTGCCGCTCCTCGGCTTTGCCGACTGGAACGACTGCATGAACCTCCCGCTCGGTGCAGAATCCTCCTTCAACACGGGCCTCTATGCTAAGGCTCTCCTTGAAATGATGGACATCTGCGAAGCTCTCGGCGACACCAAGTCTGTCGAAATGTACAAGGGCTGGTACGAAGACGTGAAGAAGGCCTTCAATGACAGCGCTTGGGACGGCAAGTGGTGGGTCCGCTGGTTCGACAAGCAGGGCAACGCCTACGGCACCAACAAGGCCAAGTACGGCAAGATTTACTGCAACAGCCAGTCCTGGTCTGTGATTTCTGGCATTGCTACTGGCGATCGTGCCGTGATGGGCATGGACAGCTTGAACAAGCTCCTCAACACCGCCAACGGCGTGAAGAGCTCTACTCCGGGCTACCGCGGCTTCGACCCGAACGTGGGTGGCATTTCTACCTATCCTCCTGGAGCCAAGGAAAACGGCGGTATCTTCCTCCACACCAACCCGTGGGTGATGATTGCCGAAACGATTCTCGGCCGTGGCGACAAGGCCTTCCAGTATTACAGCCAAATTAACCCGGCTGCCAAGAACACCAAGCTCGACGAGTTCGAATCTGAACCGTATTGCTATCCGCAGAACATCCTCGGTGACGAACACAAGCAGTTCGGTATGGGCCGTAACGCATGGCTCTCCGGCACCAGCTCCTGGACTTACCAGGCTGCAACGCAGTTCATCATCGGTGTCCGCGCAAGCTTCAAGGGCCTCATCGTGAATCCTTGCATCCCGAGCACTTGGGACGGCTTCAAGGTGACCCGTAAGTTCCGCGGTGCTACCTACGAAATCGAAGTGGAGAACCCGAAGCACGTGTGCAAGGGTGTCGCCGAGATGATCGTGGACGGCAAGAAGATTGACGCCGACGTCGCTCCCATTTTCACCAAGGGTACTCATAAAGTAGTGGTTACCCTCGGTTAA